The Longimicrobium sp. genomic interval GACCGAACCAGGTGCGCGTGCTTCGTCTTTCCACCCTGCTGGACCAGATTCCGGCCCGACCGAACGCGGCCGAGCTGCTGGCGGCCTTCGTTCCGCCGCGGCGGTTTTCGGACAAGCGCTTCGAGGACTACCGCCCCGACGCGCGGCACCCCTCGCAGGCCGCCGCCGTGGGGCGGCTGCGCGAGGTCGCGGACGAGATGCACGCCTCCACGGGCGGCTGGTCGCGGCTGCGGACCGCGCTCGGCGGACGGCCGCGGGGCGCGGGCGTGTACCTGGACGGCGGCTTCGGCGTTGGCAAGACGCACCTGCTTGCGTCGCTGTGGAACGCCGCGCCCAAGCCCAGCGCCTACCTGAGCTTCGACGAGCTCGTCTACGCCATCGGCCTGCTGGGGGTGGAGCCCGCGCGCGAGGCGTTCCGGGGGCAGCGGCTGGTGGCGGTGGACGAATGGGAGCTGGACGATCCCGGCAACCTGAAGCTGGCCATCGCCTTCCTGCGCGGCGCCCTGGCGGACGGCATCCGCGTGGCGACGACGTCCAACACCATCCCCGACGAGCTGGGGCGCGGCCGCTTCGACCAGAAGAGCTTCACTGCCGAGATCGAGGAATTGTCGTCCGCCTTCGAGGTGCTGCGCGTGGAGGGCGAGGAC includes:
- the zapE gene encoding cell division protein ZapE, producing MRVLRLSTLLDQIPARPNAAELLAAFVPPRRFSDKRFEDYRPDARHPSQAAAVGRLREVADEMHASTGGWSRLRTALGGRPRGAGVYLDGGFGVGKTHLLASLWNAAPKPSAYLSFDELVYAIGLLGVEPAREAFRGQRLVAVDEWELDDPGNLKLAIAFLRGALADGIRVATTSNTIPDELGRGRFDQKSFTAEIEELSSAFEVLRVEGEDYRHRRFEADPGRSAFLDDATMERARSRAGERALAAGFQELLDGLGTVHPIRYYAVVEAVDELLIEGVQPMTDLYDGLRWVHFVDKVYDGAVPFSATADAGLDELFPRAWLTGAFGKKFSRCLSRMEEMLGERRMELSA